Proteins encoded in a region of the bacterium genome:
- a CDS encoding (2Fe-2S)-binding protein yields the protein MRVQTTINGEKREVDVEPRLLLVHMLRDVLRLTGTHIGCDTTHCGACTVLLDGRPVKSCTVFAVQADGRELMTVEGLEQNGQLHPLQEGFMQEHGLQCGYCTPGMLMTSYAFLKETPNPTEGDIRWAISGNLCRCTGYVNIVKSIQYAAAKLRQGGA from the coding sequence ATGCGCGTCCAGACCACCATCAACGGCGAGAAACGCGAGGTGGACGTCGAACCGCGCCTCCTCCTGGTGCACATGCTCCGCGATGTCCTCCGGCTGACCGGCACCCACATCGGGTGCGACACCACCCACTGCGGCGCCTGCACCGTGCTGCTGGATGGGCGGCCGGTCAAGTCGTGTACAGTGTTCGCCGTCCAGGCCGACGGCCGGGAGCTGATGACGGTCGAAGGCCTGGAGCAGAACGGGCAGCTGCACCCGCTCCAGGAGGGGTTCATGCAGGAGCACGGCCTCCAGTGCGGCTACTGCACCCCCGGCATGTTGATGACCAGCTACGCGTTCCTGAAGGAGACCCCGAACCCCACTGAGGGCGACATCCGCTGGGCGATCTCCGGCAACCTCTGCCGGTGTACCGGGTACGTCAATATCGTGAAGTCCATCCAGTACGCCGCCGCGAAACTGCGGCAGGGAGGCGCGTGA
- a CDS encoding threonine/serine dehydratase, with amino-acid sequence MIDKAIAAGVTRDAFERARAKVAPHVHHTPLLTSRLLNDATGYRVYLKAEMFQRTGSYKIRGPLNKFSTLTAEQKARGVICSSAGNHAQGVALAARIEGMPAVVVMAENATPSKVAATRAYGAEVVLHGTIWDEANEKALELVRARGMTYIHPFDDLDLITGQGTLGLEIFDDLPSIDAAVVPIGGGGLISGVSMALKALKPSVRIFGVESSGAPGMKRSVEAGRVVTLDHVDCIIDGLRVKRVGEVTRSVVSRFVDEIVTLPDEQIFAGVLWLMNYQKLVAEGAAAATVAALLRGLINMPAGSNVVCVLSGGNLNLEQLIGLKWN; translated from the coding sequence ATGATCGACAAAGCGATTGCGGCGGGCGTCACGCGGGACGCTTTCGAGCGAGCCCGTGCGAAGGTGGCTCCGCACGTGCATCACACACCGTTGCTGACGTCGCGGCTGCTCAATGACGCGACCGGTTATCGCGTCTACCTCAAGGCCGAGATGTTTCAGCGGACCGGGTCGTACAAGATTCGCGGACCGCTCAACAAGTTCAGTACGCTGACCGCGGAGCAAAAGGCGCGTGGCGTTATCTGTTCGTCGGCGGGGAACCACGCACAGGGCGTTGCCCTGGCCGCACGCATCGAAGGGATGCCGGCGGTCGTCGTCATGGCGGAGAACGCCACACCCTCCAAAGTCGCCGCAACGCGTGCGTATGGGGCCGAGGTCGTGTTGCACGGGACAATCTGGGATGAAGCGAACGAGAAAGCCCTTGAGCTGGTGCGCGCCAGAGGCATGACCTATATTCACCCATTCGACGATCTGGATCTCATCACCGGGCAGGGGACGCTGGGGCTGGAGATCTTCGACGATCTCCCCTCGATTGACGCGGCGGTGGTGCCGATCGGCGGCGGCGGGTTGATCTCCGGCGTGTCGATGGCGCTCAAGGCGCTGAAGCCGTCCGTGCGCATCTTCGGCGTGGAGTCCTCGGGCGCGCCCGGCATGAAGCGGAGTGTCGAGGCCGGGCGCGTGGTGACGCTCGACCATGTCGACTGCATCATCGATGGCCTGCGAGTGAAGCGGGTCGGCGAGGTGACCCGGTCGGTCGTGAGCCGGTTTGTCGATGAGATCGTGACGCTGCCCGACGAGCAGATTTTCGCCGGGGTCCTGTGGCTGATGAACTATCAGAAGCTTGTGGCGGAGGGAGCCGCGGCCGCCACGGTGGCGGCGCTACTCCGCGGACTGATCAACATGCCGGCGGGTTCGAACGTGGTGTGCGTGTTGAGCGGGGGCAACCTGAACCTCGAGCAGCTCATTGGGTTGAAGTGGAACTAG
- a CDS encoding xanthine dehydrogenase family protein subunit M, whose protein sequence is MIPASFSYHRPASISEASTLLAKYGDDAKILSGGQSLIPLMKLRLASPPHIVDINRIPGLTYLEERNGVLRIGALVRESDLEKSELVRTRYPILHDTSRMIADPIVRNLATVCGNLAHADPANDHPATILALGAEIVATGPRGERTIPASGFFTGPFTTALAPGEILTEIRVPAPPARSGGAYLKLERKVGDFATAAVAVQLTLAPDGTCQRVGIGLTNVGLTPIKAVRAEAALEGKRPDEATIARAAQLAAEESEPAEDLRGSEAYKRDLVRVFTARALRKALERAGKGG, encoded by the coding sequence ATGATCCCCGCGAGTTTTTCGTACCACCGTCCCGCCTCGATCTCAGAAGCCTCGACCCTGCTTGCCAAGTACGGCGACGACGCCAAGATCCTCTCCGGGGGACAGAGTCTCATCCCGCTGATGAAATTGAGGCTTGCCTCGCCGCCGCACATCGTCGACATCAACCGGATCCCGGGATTGACGTACCTTGAGGAGCGCAACGGCGTGCTGCGCATCGGCGCGCTCGTACGCGAGTCCGATCTCGAGAAATCGGAGCTCGTCCGGACCCGTTATCCGATTCTCCACGACACGAGCAGGATGATCGCCGACCCCATCGTGCGCAATCTCGCGACGGTCTGCGGCAACCTCGCCCACGCCGATCCCGCGAACGATCATCCCGCGACGATTCTGGCGCTCGGGGCCGAGATCGTGGCTACGGGACCCCGCGGCGAGCGGACGATTCCCGCCTCCGGGTTCTTTACCGGGCCCTTCACGACCGCGCTGGCGCCCGGCGAGATCTTGACCGAGATCCGGGTACCGGCGCCGCCGGCCCGAAGCGGTGGAGCGTACTTGAAACTGGAGCGCAAGGTTGGGGACTTCGCCACGGCGGCGGTCGCGGTCCAACTGACCCTGGCGCCGGACGGCACCTGCCAGCGGGTCGGCATCGGCCTGACCAACGTGGGGTTGACACCGATCAAAGCCGTGCGCGCCGAGGCGGCCCTCGAGGGCAAGCGGCCGGACGAGGCGACGATCGCGCGGGCGGCTCAACTGGCCGCCGAGGAGTCCGAGCCCGCCGAGGACCTGCGGGGTTCCGAGGCGTACAAGCGGGATCTGGTGCGGGTCTTCACCGCCCGAGCGCTGCGGAAGGCGCTCGAGCGAGCCGGGAAGGGCGGGTGA
- a CDS encoding isochorismatase family cysteine hydrolase, whose translation MGHWREQLATWRLPVPDFPLVPEESALVVVDMQYMDAHPDYGLGKVFATVDPSRAQYYFSRLRDTVIPNLQRLLEVFRAAGLRVIYLTLGPVLADGSDLSPNFRRRYRLEERSLGFQVTHPVGTPEHRVLDEIAPRPGELVINKTANSAFNASNIDRVLRNLEVRTLVIAGVGTEVCVETTARDAVDRGFNGVIVEDACATLDDASHNSALLTFARWFGKVASTDDVIAELRRGRPAGPDRVGRTHPSEREP comes from the coding sequence ATGGGACATTGGCGAGAACAGCTTGCGACCTGGCGGCTACCGGTACCGGACTTTCCTCTCGTCCCCGAGGAAAGCGCGTTGGTCGTCGTCGATATGCAGTACATGGACGCGCATCCGGACTATGGACTCGGAAAGGTCTTTGCGACGGTTGATCCCAGTCGCGCGCAGTACTACTTCAGCCGCCTGCGAGACACCGTCATCCCGAACCTCCAACGTCTGCTCGAGGTGTTTCGTGCGGCGGGGCTGCGGGTCATCTACTTGACCCTGGGCCCGGTGCTCGCGGACGGCAGCGACCTGTCGCCAAACTTCCGACGCCGGTATCGGCTCGAAGAACGCTCCCTCGGCTTCCAGGTCACCCACCCGGTGGGCACCCCGGAGCACCGCGTCCTCGATGAGATCGCGCCTCGACCGGGTGAACTCGTGATCAACAAAACCGCGAACAGCGCGTTCAACGCGTCCAACATCGACAGAGTCCTCCGCAACTTGGAGGTGCGCACGCTCGTCATCGCAGGCGTGGGGACCGAGGTGTGCGTCGAGACCACGGCCCGAGACGCCGTGGACCGCGGATTCAACGGCGTCATCGTCGAGGACGCCTGCGCCACGCTTGACGACGCGTCCCACAACAGCGCGCTCCTCACGTTCGCACGGTGGTTTGGCAAGGTCGCCTCGACCGACGACGTCATTGCCGAACTTCGGCGGGGCCGCCCGGCTGGTCCCGACCGCGTCGGGCGGACACATCCATCCGAGCGTGAACCCTAG
- a CDS encoding aerobic carbon-monoxide dehydrogenase large subunit, which translates to MVPRTSPEVGGMGHSIKRKEDPRFIRGKGTYVDDVQLPGMLYLDIVRSPYAHAKIKKIDISKALAIPGVLAVITGKDLEKYNLHWMPTLMSDTQMVLPVDKVMYQAQEVAAVLATERYIAADGAAAVEVDYEPLPVVVDPKKALEPGAPVLRTDKKDKKDNHIWHWEWGDGAATDRAFQDADVTVKEDIYIPRIHVASIETCGCVADFDRVQGKLTVWMTTQAPHAIRTVFALVAGHVGLAEHKIRIISPDIGGGFGGKVPVYPGYVIAVAASVLTGKPVKWMEDRMENLQADSFARDYHITAELAAKKDGRLTALRIKTIADHGYTDAAANPSKFPAGLFHICTGSYDFKAAHVEVDGVYTNKPPGGIAYRCSFRVTEAVMTIERMADNMAHQLGIDPAEFRMKNFIRPDQFPYKSALGWEYDSGNYAGALLKAMEKIGYADLRREQTEKRKRGELMGIGISSFTEIVGAGPSKDFDILGLKMFDSAEIRIHPTGKAIARFGTKSQGQGHETTYAQIIAEELGIPAADIQVEEGDTDTAPYGLGTYASRSTPVAGAATAMASRKILTKARKIAAYLLEAAEEDLVWEPGKFSVKGAPQRSKTIQDIAFAAYTNHPQGMEAGLEAVSYYDPPNLTYPFGSYICVVDIDKGTGEVKIRRFVAIDDCGNIINPMIVDGQIHGGLTMGLAPALFEEISYDENGNIRGGSFMDYLLPTAMETPSWETDKTTTPSPHHPLGAKGVGESATVGAPAAIANAVVDALWHLGVRNIDIPITPAKVWKALRDAKVTE; encoded by the coding sequence ATGGTGCCCAGGACGTCGCCCGAAGTCGGAGGGATGGGCCATTCGATCAAGCGCAAGGAAGACCCGCGCTTCATCCGCGGCAAGGGGACCTACGTCGACGACGTGCAGTTGCCCGGGATGCTCTACCTGGACATCGTGCGGAGCCCGTACGCGCACGCCAAGATCAAGAAGATCGATATCTCCAAGGCGCTCGCGATCCCGGGCGTGCTCGCGGTGATCACCGGGAAGGACCTCGAGAAGTACAATCTCCACTGGATGCCGACGCTGATGTCGGACACGCAGATGGTGCTCCCCGTCGACAAGGTGATGTACCAGGCGCAGGAGGTGGCCGCGGTCCTCGCGACCGAGCGCTACATCGCGGCCGACGGCGCCGCAGCGGTGGAGGTCGACTACGAGCCGCTGCCCGTCGTCGTCGACCCGAAGAAGGCGCTCGAACCGGGCGCGCCGGTGCTCCGGACCGACAAGAAGGACAAGAAAGACAATCACATCTGGCACTGGGAGTGGGGCGACGGGGCCGCCACCGACCGCGCGTTCCAGGACGCCGACGTGACGGTCAAGGAAGACATCTACATTCCACGCATCCACGTCGCGTCGATCGAAACGTGCGGTTGCGTCGCCGATTTCGACCGGGTGCAGGGGAAGCTCACCGTCTGGATGACCACGCAGGCACCGCACGCGATCCGCACCGTGTTCGCGCTGGTCGCGGGGCACGTCGGCCTGGCCGAGCACAAGATCCGGATCATCTCCCCGGACATCGGCGGCGGGTTCGGCGGCAAGGTCCCGGTCTATCCGGGGTATGTCATCGCGGTCGCGGCCTCCGTGCTGACCGGGAAGCCGGTCAAGTGGATGGAAGACCGGATGGAGAACCTCCAGGCCGACTCCTTCGCCCGCGACTACCACATCACCGCCGAGCTCGCGGCGAAGAAGGACGGTCGGCTGACGGCGCTCCGGATCAAGACGATCGCCGACCACGGCTACACCGACGCCGCGGCCAACCCGTCCAAGTTTCCCGCCGGGCTGTTCCACATCTGCACCGGTTCGTACGACTTCAAGGCGGCCCACGTGGAAGTGGACGGTGTGTATACCAACAAGCCACCCGGGGGGATCGCCTACCGCTGCTCGTTCCGCGTCACCGAGGCCGTGATGACGATCGAGCGGATGGCGGACAACATGGCGCACCAGCTCGGGATCGATCCGGCGGAATTCCGCATGAAGAACTTCATCCGGCCGGACCAGTTCCCGTACAAGTCGGCGTTGGGGTGGGAGTACGACAGCGGCAACTACGCCGGCGCGCTTCTGAAGGCGATGGAAAAGATCGGCTACGCGGACCTGCGCCGCGAGCAGACGGAGAAGCGCAAGCGGGGCGAACTGATGGGGATCGGCATCAGCAGCTTCACCGAGATCGTCGGTGCCGGCCCGTCGAAGGACTTCGACATCCTTGGGCTCAAGATGTTCGACAGCGCGGAGATCCGCATCCACCCGACCGGGAAAGCGATCGCGCGGTTCGGCACGAAGTCGCAGGGCCAGGGGCACGAGACCACCTACGCCCAGATCATCGCGGAGGAACTCGGGATCCCGGCCGCCGACATCCAGGTGGAGGAAGGGGACACCGACACCGCCCCCTACGGCCTCGGTACGTACGCGAGCCGGTCCACCCCGGTCGCCGGCGCGGCCACGGCGATGGCGTCCCGCAAGATCTTGACGAAGGCCCGCAAGATCGCCGCCTACCTGCTCGAGGCGGCCGAAGAGGACCTGGTGTGGGAGCCCGGCAAGTTTTCGGTGAAGGGCGCGCCGCAGCGTTCGAAGACGATCCAGGACATCGCGTTCGCCGCGTACACGAACCACCCGCAGGGCATGGAGGCGGGGCTCGAGGCGGTCTCGTACTACGACCCGCCCAACCTGACCTACCCCTTCGGGAGCTACATCTGCGTCGTCGACATCGACAAAGGGACCGGCGAGGTGAAGATCCGCCGGTTCGTCGCGATCGATGACTGCGGCAACATCATCAACCCGATGATCGTCGACGGGCAGATCCACGGCGGCCTCACCATGGGGCTCGCGCCGGCGCTGTTCGAGGAGATCTCCTACGATGAGAACGGCAACATCCGCGGGGGCAGCTTCATGGACTACCTGCTGCCCACGGCGATGGAAACGCCGAGTTGGGAGACGGACAAGACCACGACGCCGTCTCCGCACCATCCGCTCGGCGCGAAGGGCGTCGGCGAGTCGGCCACCGTGGGCGCCCCGGCGGCGATCGCGAACGCGGTCGTGGACGCCCTGTGGCACCTCGGGGTGCGGAACATCGACATCCCGATCACGCCCGCGAAGGTGTGGAAGGCGCTGCGCGACGCGAAGGTTACGGAGTAG
- a CDS encoding hydantoinase/oxoprolinase family protein, with the protein MRMGVDIGGTFTDLLLVDDRSGRITIEKVLTTYPDPSDGVMAAVGQAVAHAGASLKDVEVLVHGTTLAINTLIERTGSPTALFATQGHRDAIEIRREQRYDMYDVLLEAPEPLAPRHLRFDIEERVSADGEIIHPLNRDQVAQLLRRLEQRGIEALAICLLHSYRNPTHERAVAEIANAAAPRLRISLSSRVAPEIKEYERASTTLCNAYVQARVDSYLARLERELDTAGFRGAFFLMQSSGGLIKTATARELPVRILESGPAGGALAAGNVGRLASTPRLLSFDMGGTTAKLAVIDDGEPLVAPGFEVARVYRFARGSGLPVRIPVIEMIEIGAGGGSIARVDQLGLIRVGPESAGAKPGPACYGGGGTLPTVTDADLLLGYLDPDYFLGGRMPLDLERASRAVMEHVGGPLGLDPIHAAWGIHRIVNENMANAAHVHLIERGKDPRAYSIFAFGGAGPVHAHGVGALLGSPSIIVPPGAGVASAVGFLTAPLSFEFVQGWYARLSELDWTRVNVFLDDMERQGRALLSAAGLADAEIGVRRSCDLRYEGQGSDVNVPAPAGRLDASRVNDIRRTFEQQYRDLYGRTVPGSGLEVVNWRVTVRGPRPGLQLAAGEPDAGAAPDARKGSRRAYFGDTGAFVETPVYDRYRLGPGTTVEGPAIIEERESTVVVGPGARARVDAFLSVVVELAGSRGEGTATSGERRVHR; encoded by the coding sequence ATGCGTATGGGTGTGGACATCGGGGGGACGTTTACGGACCTCCTCCTTGTGGACGACCGCTCCGGGCGGATCACCATCGAAAAGGTGCTTACGACATATCCCGATCCGTCCGACGGCGTCATGGCCGCGGTCGGACAGGCCGTCGCGCACGCGGGGGCGTCGCTGAAAGACGTCGAGGTGCTGGTACACGGCACCACGTTGGCGATCAACACCTTGATCGAGCGCACTGGGTCGCCCACGGCGTTGTTCGCGACGCAGGGACACCGGGATGCGATCGAGATCCGGCGGGAGCAGCGCTACGACATGTACGATGTACTGCTGGAGGCCCCCGAGCCGCTTGCGCCCCGGCATCTTCGCTTCGACATCGAGGAGCGGGTGTCCGCAGATGGCGAGATCATCCACCCGTTGAACCGCGACCAGGTCGCACAGCTGCTTCGGCGACTCGAACAGCGCGGCATCGAAGCCCTCGCGATCTGTCTCCTGCACAGTTACCGCAACCCCACACACGAGCGCGCCGTCGCGGAGATCGCGAACGCTGCCGCCCCGCGTCTCCGGATCTCGCTGTCGTCGCGCGTGGCGCCCGAGATCAAGGAGTATGAGCGCGCCTCCACAACGCTGTGCAACGCGTACGTGCAGGCGCGCGTGGACAGTTACCTCGCGCGGCTCGAGCGCGAGCTGGACACCGCCGGATTTCGCGGGGCCTTCTTCCTCATGCAATCCAGCGGCGGGCTGATCAAGACCGCGACGGCGCGCGAGCTTCCCGTTCGGATTCTCGAGTCGGGGCCGGCGGGCGGAGCGCTGGCCGCCGGCAACGTCGGCCGCCTCGCGAGCACGCCCCGGTTGCTGTCCTTCGACATGGGCGGCACCACAGCGAAGCTCGCGGTCATCGACGACGGCGAGCCGCTCGTCGCTCCGGGGTTCGAGGTGGCGCGCGTATACCGGTTCGCCCGCGGGAGCGGGCTCCCCGTGCGGATTCCCGTGATCGAGATGATCGAGATCGGTGCCGGCGGCGGCAGCATCGCCCGCGTCGACCAACTCGGCCTCATCCGCGTCGGACCGGAGAGCGCGGGCGCGAAGCCCGGCCCCGCATGTTACGGGGGCGGCGGCACGCTCCCCACCGTCACGGACGCGGATCTGCTCCTCGGGTACCTGGACCCCGACTACTTCCTCGGGGGGCGGATGCCGTTGGATCTCGAGCGGGCCAGCCGCGCGGTCATGGAGCACGTCGGCGGCCCCCTGGGGCTCGACCCAATTCACGCTGCTTGGGGGATTCATCGCATCGTGAACGAGAACATGGCGAACGCTGCCCATGTCCACCTGATCGAGCGGGGGAAGGATCCGCGCGCGTACTCGATCTTTGCGTTCGGCGGCGCCGGTCCGGTGCACGCGCACGGGGTCGGGGCCCTTCTGGGATCCCCGTCGATCATTGTGCCGCCCGGCGCGGGCGTCGCCTCCGCCGTGGGCTTCCTCACGGCCCCGCTGTCCTTCGAGTTCGTCCAGGGATGGTACGCGCGCCTGTCGGAGCTCGACTGGACGCGGGTCAACGTGTTCCTCGACGACATGGAGCGCCAGGGCCGCGCGCTGCTCTCGGCGGCCGGACTCGCAGACGCCGAGATCGGCGTGCGGCGTTCGTGCGACCTACGGTACGAAGGGCAGGGGTCCGACGTCAACGTCCCCGCGCCCGCCGGCAGGCTGGACGCCTCGCGGGTCAACGACATTCGACGCACATTCGAGCAACAGTACCGCGACCTGTACGGCCGCACGGTGCCCGGGTCGGGCCTCGAGGTTGTGAACTGGCGCGTGACCGTCCGGGGGCCCCGGCCCGGCCTCCAGCTGGCCGCCGGCGAGCCTGACGCCGGCGCCGCGCCGGACGCGCGCAAGGGCTCGCGCCGCGCGTACTTCGGGGACACCGGAGCGTTCGTCGAGACGCCGGTGTACGATCGATACCGGCTCGGGCCGGGGACGACCGTCGAGGGCCCGGCGATCATCGAGGAACGTGAGTCTACGGTTGTCGTCGGCCCCGGGGCCCGCGCCCGTGTGGACGCGTTCCTGAGCGTCGTGGTGGAGCTCGCGGGCTCGCGCGGGGAAGGCACGGCGACGTCCGGAGAGAGGCGCGTGCACCGATGA
- a CDS encoding hydantoinase B/oxoprolinase family protein translates to MTDLGDPIVLQVLWQRLISVANEQAAALIRTAFTPIVRDAEDLSAAVFDRRGHMIAQSVTGTPGHINSMATGMKHFLAAYPAETLSPGDVLITNDPWQTSGHLHDLTVATPVFLHQTLVGLFANTCHALDIGGRPFSADADDVYEEGLYIPIMKLYERGEPNESLFRILRANVRAPVPVLGDVHAQVACNDVGARSLLALMEEFRLDTLDAVSETIIRRSEEAMRRAIATLPDGEYSSETAADGFDRPIRIKTRVVVAGDTVTVDYTGTSPRNRRGINVPLNYTEAYTTFAIKAAISPEVPNNDGSFRPIRVIAPPDCILNAQPPAPVGARAIVGHFLPGTIFRALGSAARDRAMAAGADSVCLITVHGETSNDPFTYTFFCLGGMGARAGKDGLSATGFPSGVAGTAAEVTETLAPVLIHRRELRDGSGGAGRYRGGLGQTIELAIRTGRTYGVAATADRTRFPAEGVEGGHAGAPARTVLDTGEGLDFKSTHQLAPERRTVLELAGGGGFGEPFARDPRAVLRDVLNGYVRLDEARDHYGVAIRQLASENETVLLPEDFELDEPATSRLRAAARGHGPAPSTLSDGA, encoded by the coding sequence ATGACGGACTTGGGCGATCCGATCGTCCTGCAGGTGCTCTGGCAGCGTCTCATTTCGGTGGCGAATGAGCAGGCCGCCGCGCTGATTCGCACCGCGTTCACACCGATCGTCCGAGACGCGGAGGACCTGTCGGCCGCCGTGTTCGATCGGCGGGGCCACATGATCGCGCAGTCGGTCACGGGCACGCCGGGCCACATCAACTCCATGGCGACTGGGATGAAGCATTTTCTCGCGGCGTACCCGGCGGAGACGCTCAGCCCGGGCGACGTCCTCATCACGAACGACCCGTGGCAGACGTCGGGGCACCTCCACGATTTGACCGTGGCGACACCGGTCTTCCTGCACCAGACGCTCGTGGGGCTCTTCGCCAACACGTGCCACGCGCTGGACATCGGGGGGCGTCCGTTCTCCGCGGACGCGGACGATGTGTATGAGGAAGGCCTATACATCCCCATCATGAAACTGTACGAGCGCGGCGAGCCCAACGAATCGTTGTTCCGTATCCTGCGCGCGAACGTCCGCGCCCCCGTGCCCGTGCTCGGGGACGTCCACGCCCAGGTCGCGTGCAACGACGTCGGCGCCCGGAGCCTGCTGGCGCTGATGGAGGAGTTCCGGCTCGACACGCTCGACGCGGTGTCGGAGACGATCATTCGTCGCTCCGAGGAGGCGATGCGGCGCGCGATCGCGACGCTGCCCGACGGCGAATATTCGAGCGAGACGGCCGCGGACGGGTTCGACCGCCCCATTCGCATCAAGACCCGAGTAGTCGTCGCCGGCGACACCGTGACCGTGGACTACACAGGGACCTCCCCGCGGAACCGGCGCGGGATCAACGTCCCGCTGAACTACACGGAGGCCTACACCACCTTCGCGATCAAGGCAGCGATCAGCCCGGAGGTCCCCAACAACGACGGAAGCTTCCGGCCGATCCGCGTGATCGCGCCCCCCGACTGCATCTTGAACGCGCAGCCACCTGCGCCCGTCGGAGCCCGCGCAATCGTCGGACACTTTCTCCCGGGCACGATCTTCCGCGCGCTGGGCTCCGCGGCGCGCGACCGCGCGATGGCCGCGGGAGCCGACTCGGTGTGCCTGATCACCGTCCACGGGGAGACGTCCAACGACCCCTTCACGTACACGTTCTTTTGCCTCGGCGGCATGGGGGCGCGGGCCGGGAAGGACGGCCTCTCCGCCACCGGGTTTCCGAGCGGGGTCGCAGGCACTGCCGCAGAAGTCACCGAAACCCTCGCACCGGTGCTCATCCACCGACGCGAACTGCGGGACGGCTCCGGCGGCGCCGGCCGCTACCGAGGAGGGCTCGGGCAGACGATCGAGCTCGCGATCCGAACGGGCCGGACCTACGGAGTGGCCGCGACCGCGGATCGCACACGATTCCCGGCGGAAGGGGTCGAAGGCGGCCACGCGGGCGCGCCGGCGCGTACGGTCCTCGACACGGGCGAGGGGCTCGACTTCAAGAGCACGCACCAACTCGCGCCCGAGCGGCGCACCGTGCTCGAACTCGCCGGGGGCGGCGGGTTCGGCGAGCCGTTCGCGCGCGATCCGCGCGCCGTGCTGCGGGACGTGCTCAACGGGTACGTGCGCCTCGACGAAGCGCGTGATCACTACGGCGTCGCGATTCGCCAGCTGGCGTCGGAGAATGAGACGGTGTTGCTGCCCGAGGACTTCGAGTTGGACGAACCGGCAACCTCGAGGCTGCGGGCAGCGGCGCGGGGCCACGGTCCCGCGCCGTCCACACTGTCAGATGGGGCCTGA
- a CDS encoding creatininase family protein, translated as MSDQTSWLHERTWPEIKAYLERDDVVLLPVGSTEQHARHLPVMTDAAEAIAVAQGAGARAGVLVAPPVWYGWTPHHMAYPGTITLRAETLTAVVEDVCQSLFYHGFKRIIIINGHRLANLPPIEIAAVKVRNRTGGYVLLFDLSLSARVEIGAITSGQPGAVGHACEDETSQMLHSYGHLVKMSEARRAVHPPSGRFCFAGFATVDPAVAGVNFVWAPSTPKEFLARSGPTGVSGDPTLASPEKGRLIFEAQVNNLCELIAATRRVAVEMRPFDIPI; from the coding sequence ATGTCCGATCAGACGTCCTGGCTGCACGAGCGCACGTGGCCCGAGATCAAGGCGTACCTGGAGCGGGACGACGTGGTGCTGCTTCCCGTGGGCTCGACTGAGCAGCACGCGCGACACCTCCCGGTGATGACGGATGCGGCGGAGGCGATCGCTGTCGCGCAGGGGGCGGGCGCCAGGGCAGGCGTGCTGGTGGCCCCACCGGTATGGTACGGATGGACGCCTCATCATATGGCCTACCCGGGAACGATCACGCTTCGGGCCGAAACGCTGACGGCTGTGGTCGAGGATGTGTGCCAGAGTCTCTTCTATCACGGATTCAAGCGCATCATCATCATCAACGGGCACCGGTTGGCCAACCTTCCGCCGATCGAGATCGCCGCGGTGAAGGTACGAAACCGCACGGGGGGCTACGTTCTGCTCTTCGACCTCTCGTTGAGCGCGCGCGTGGAGATCGGTGCGATTACGTCGGGGCAGCCTGGCGCGGTGGGGCACGCGTGCGAGGATGAGACGTCGCAGATGCTCCACAGCTATGGGCACCTCGTAAAGATGAGCGAGGCGCGTCGCGCGGTCCACCCGCCAAGCGGGCGTTTCTGCTTCGCGGGGTTCGCGACCGTAGATCCGGCGGTGGCCGGCGTGAACTTCGTGTGGGCGCCGTCGACCCCCAAGGAGTTTCTCGCACGCTCCGGGCCAACCGGAGTGAGCGGGGACCCGACGCTGGCGAGCCCGGAAAAGGGTCGGCTGATCTTTGAAGCCCAGGTGAACAACTTGTGCGAATTGATCGCCGCGACTCGCCGTGTTGCCGTGGAGATGCGTCCGTTCGACATACCCATTTGA